A single region of the Variovorax paradoxus genome encodes:
- the rbfA gene encoding 30S ribosome-binding factor RbfA, with protein sequence MPKRKAAAPNRAFKVADQIQRDLTELIARELKDPRVGMVTIQAVEVTPDYAHAKVFFSVLTGDVDETTEALNQAAGFLRNGLFKRLHIHTVPTLHFLFDRTTERAADMNALIAQAVASRSKDD encoded by the coding sequence ATGCCGAAAAGAAAAGCCGCCGCCCCCAACCGCGCGTTCAAGGTTGCCGATCAGATCCAGCGCGATCTGACGGAGCTGATCGCGCGCGAGTTGAAAGACCCGCGCGTGGGCATGGTCACGATCCAGGCGGTCGAGGTCACGCCCGACTATGCGCATGCGAAGGTTTTCTTCAGCGTGCTCACAGGCGACGTGGACGAGACAACCGAAGCGCTGAACCAGGCCGCGGGGTTCCTGCGCAACGGCCTGTTCAAGCGCCTGCACATCCACACCGTGCCAACGCTGCATTTCCTGTTCGACCGCACCACCGAGCGTGCGGCCGACATGAATGCGCTCATTGCGCAGGCCGTCGCTTCGCGTTCGAAAGACGACTAG